The nucleotide sequence TGATGCTAGACAGTGCCCCTTCAGAAGGAGAACGGGTCAGCTATGTAAAAACAgcataaaaataacttataaaaacacatttaaaaattgACATAGTATATTGCTTTAATTTTGGAACTtattgtaagtaaaataaattgcacaagtattataatttacttacatgAGGTAGAGATTGTGGTTGACCTGGCTCATGAACAGGGCTGCTTGTGTTTGAATGTTTCTGGAGCAAGCTAACCCAGTTGTCAGCTTCTGCGCGCGTTTGGCACACCGCTACGATGGTGTCTATCATAGGACCACTTATTTCAAACGCATTCTTCCTTGTTTCTGTGTCGTCCAATTTACAGACAGTTATACCCGTAAGTGGAAGGCAGCCCTTAAATTACACAATAAGATTTAAGACATGGAACCAAGGGGAGCAATAATAGATGGAAACAGTCAGGTTGATATTTACCTCATAAACAAAAGCAGATACTCTTTTACTGACAGACAACAAAAGGAGAGCCGAAGGGAAGAGAACAAGATATCGGTCTTGATGTGAAGGCCCAACGGCTACGCTGCCCATGTGCAAGACATCACCAAGTGCCGCTAACTCGCCGCCAGGCCAACCGCGAACTTCACCCGTAACTACTTGGAGTTCCAGTTCCTTTTGTCGTCTCAGTGCTGCACAGCCACTCTAAGTATCACAAAGCTAATGTAAGTaccaattttatcaaaacaaattatacTGAAAAAATGCTATTATATTTACAGCAATATCTTTGTAAACAACTGAAGCCCGGTGTGTATCTCCTCTATCGGGATGGGCCTCATGGACATGTCGAGCTAGCTCTTGCAGCATTGCTGGGTACTTGCTGAGCCGACGAAACGGTTTTGATAGACCAGCAGTTAACACTAAAACTCCAGGACATACAGCACCAGCATTCTCCATCCATGAATTGAGGTCttctctgaaaaataaatggccATTGAAACATAATGATGAGTAATGTGATAAGAACTATAACAATGAAACAAGTGTGAATTGACAAAACCAAAGTCATATTTTCTTTATAGAAGCAGAGTAGATCTATAATATATTCAGATGTATGAAAACTTACTTGTACTTATCAAGAATGCAAACAGCTTTAGGGTGGCCAGCGCAGTATGTTTGATGTACAGATTTGATTTTGGGAGCCCATTGCAGAAACAAGCCACCAACTCGCTGATCTGGCCCAGTTTTCGTTGCACATTCTTCTAACAAAGCAAGGAACTGCTCATGTATTTGTAGAACCTCATTTATATTGCCAGTTAACTGTTTGAACTCATCTCTTGTCAACCTAAAACAACTTTTTATCTAATCTTTCTATTTAATACCTTTAagcgagcaattcttgtattcagaatctcagaaacggctccaatgattccaatgaaatttggtatgtaggggttttcggggatgaaacaTTGATCTagctatatcgaaaatacaaactaaaacatagatgcacagaaaaatagagcagcgctgggaatcgaacccaggtcctcggcactccgtgccacgtgctataccgctacaccaccactggacagatgtcgttattaagcaatcaaattatgattggtttttggagtctttttgtatttttttatttttcatcgaTCTAGCTATGCAATTTTTGTCATAAGTCATTATTGGACAAAAATATAGtcaaaaatagtaataattaagATACCAGATTCATTTCATCAACTTACTTTTTTACATTCAGATTTGGTCACAATGTGTAGTGCCATAATTTATCTGGcagaaagtattattattattagtattacaATGAGAATATGAATGCCAAATTGAAAactgaataataaaaattaaaaaactgttGATTGATGCAAATTGAGATTCACCAATTTAATTGATAAACTAAATTTTCAGTGGAAGTAACTAATCAAAACACtgctatatttaaaaacaaaacagaatgtTATTATAATAGAACGATTTTAAAAACTTACATATCACTCTTTTCCAGTGGTTGTAGAAAATTACTCGAAAGCCCCTGCATTTCAGCCACATGTGCTTTTTCAGAATCAATAATGTCCTTAAGCACAACATTTCTAAATGCTTGAATTTCTGATGCTGCTCTGATCGGTGATGTTGTTACTGAACCAGATTGATCTAAAAGTACTGTCTTGGTAGTAAAACTATAACAGATAGTTACTAGTCTCAAAAATATTAACTACACACATTAATGCAAActagcaaaataaatatctaatttattgaatcaggcgttactttgcgaaggtccatatcaatgaactaaaagaatttacgGTCACGGGtggcaaagaaattcttttagttcaaaataaatattgacaGTGGAAAGGAAAAACTACTAAAACGCTAACATGCTACTTTAGGaaaactaatttcaaattaaaaaaaaaatctccaatGTATAACTTTTGGCgctttagtagtttttttttcactgtcaATATGAGgtcaaattaattcaattcTAAAGCTCTAATGCATATTAtcatcactacttttaaaaaaacttgtacagtcaatctcataaataagtgattgattttgtacctttttattttaaagtcatgtttgaaaagccataggTACtaaattgtgtaccgactgaaagcaACAAGGTGAAAAGTGATCActtgtcttattttatttatgatgttgactgtacctgaacatcaacagttttttatgtgaacTATGAACTTATTTCAAGGATCAATTTTGTTgatgtattgatttgagatatgaagttttttcaaagtagtggcAATATTATGCTTTTTCCATTTACAAtctaatattgtttatttataaactaaggTTTCTTTTTTGATTTGATATACTTATCAGCGTTTTTATTTGTCaacagcattatttttttagtgttatttgCTTAGAACTTGAAGtgaactttatgtattttgttttatttataattaataaaacttttaagTAGCTGAAATTTTCTGCtcacattttaacaaaaaattgatgtttattttttttttaacaaaatgaaTGACGGTGAAAAGTACCTAGTTCATACTCTATTTAGATAAGTTTCACAATACATTGCTATCTTTTCATGGCATTGAAAAAATCAATGTGATCTATAAATAAGTCATATTCTAAACATCTTACAGAAATTTAAGGtagattattcaaaattatacaaaaaaaaaataatgtagctTCTTAAGCACTTAAGGCACAAATCacaatttatttcattacaatTTCCAAACATCAAATATAATGTTTTGGATCTTTCATAAGTATACagatttaattacttatttaaatttaacacaaaaaaaatgtatataatgAGTAATACCACCCTTACATTCCATACATACCTTTACATTCCGTAACATAATTGCTTGGAAACCAACCAGTGGTCTCTCCCAAAGTGCCTTCCCACCAACCTCCTTCTTCCTTTTGCGTGACTGTGATAATATCTCCCTTTTTGAAGCATAACTCATCATTGTTTTTACCCTTAAATGAGTATACTGCTTTCACCAAGCAATTTTCAGTTGACATTGTGTAAGAATTCTAGCACCATGATATTATTTTGCTGCAAACACACAGATTAACTTTATATAtgataaaataaagatttaccGTTTTTATGGAGAGGacctttacaaaataaatacatacatagtagGATAATCGTAGTTAGAGCCCTGAAAGTTTCATGTTACAGTTAAATCAAACCCATCATCACGACACACATGCACCTGTCTAAGAATACCTTGTCTTGTATGAtttaagtagaaaaaaaacacgtaattACGAGAGGATGTCAAGCAATTTCCGGATTCTATACGGACGGCTCATAAGGAGACGAAAATTACACTCGTATTAGGCTAGAATCGAACTCACTTTCATTAACTGTCACTTATCAACACATTATTCTCAGCATTGTAATTTCAGTTTAAAGATCTAACTCgacaaaaaactaataaaagttgtataaaattaagaatatttaagaatacttcaaatattttattttgtcacgCATAGGCACTGGGTCTGACTTGCCTTCCAAAAATAAATACCATAGACAAgacaaaaatttacaaaatagacATGAATAGATGGATGGGGTGactttctatgggcgtgtacatgaaataCTTTCCTATGGGCGTGTACCTGAAATAATATCGGGCCGGTATTTCCTTATTCCGTGTCCGTGAAACTCCGGGCCTGAAATAATAGTGTCATCAAAGGCGGGTGACCAAAGCGGGTGAttctctttcccggcccggataacaccgacatggaaataccagccctgttttttgtgaactcgcccatagaaactgacaggagcttctatgggcgtgttcACGAAAAACTGGGTTGATATTTCCATCccagtattatccgggccgggaaagagtgtcaccgaACTGTCaaacctacataggtacttatactctttgtgTCAAACGTAGTGGTTATGTATTCTTTgtcaaactataaaaaaatgataaataaataaatgtaaaagtttgataacatgatatttttatGAGGATGTGCAGGCTGTACCTACTGatgtaaatgtttattttcttcacTGTCTGTCGTTTAATTCTGTGCAATCGAAGCCTTTCTAGGCTTATTAGTAAGTTTCTTAACTACACCTTgattgaataatttaataagctattttacttttatagtAATTGAACAAAAACACCTCGCTAAAATTCTAATGCCGTTTGAAAGAATGGAAACTTCTTTAGAAGATTGCTTGTTTCAAGCTATACAAAACGCAGATCAAGAGACTATTGTGTGCCTTCTGGACAGAGGTaatggaaaaaaaactaaataacttacagattacaattgaaattagcataataaatactatttatgtcaaaaaaaaaatggtgattCTGGTCACAACattgtagtaaaaaataaaaatcttaaaaaaataatttaggctTTTTTGTATTTACACTATAAGTCCTCTTATCAGTTACTTGATCTTATTTTCAGGTGCCAATCCCAATAAGATAGCTAGTCATGGAAAAACATGTCTAGGTGAAGCATCTAACACGGGTAATGCAAGCATAGTTAAGTTATTGATTGAAGCCACAAAATCATCATTGAACAACAGATCACAGTCACATTTATCTAGAAAACGCCAGATTAAAACTCACAAACGTAAAATTAGGAATGATAGCCAACATGAAGAAACTCTCACTAAGTACAAGAATCCTAGCGAGAGATCAATTAAAGATTGTTTGGGACTCCAACTTGAAACCATAAGGTCTAATCAGGAGTCCAAGAGTAAAATGAATCGTggttactttgtttttatacacAGTGACGGGTCCAGCAGTGACGAAAGTAGAATCACAAGTTTGCTTTCCCCTTTAAGTCCTCTAACACCATCGCCTCAGGATGATTTAGAGTGGGATGAAGATATTGGAAATGTGGCACCAACAACTAGTGAAGATGAGACTTGGTCTTCCATGTACAAGTTAGTATCTTAGGAAAACTGAGGGCTGCcacataatacggtatttgactattttgtatacgttttataaattaaaactacacaatgcctgttatcgaacagaaaaacaattttttagctACCTTTACTAATAACaaggttttaaattcaagattagactgaGAAAgatatactggcatgtgacgtcacacgccagtactgccatacttgctgcatagagaaaagcgtttgaaaaagagacaggtatatagatttttcaaaaaatctctataaatccaattttcaactgattcaaattttctcttcgctaaacactatctgtatatctatattttcataataatattaagatatggcaaaatcaggagttgtcaaataccgtattatgtcTCCAAGCAAAAATCATTTATACATCTTATATGAAACCTTAGATGTGGTCTCTTGAGTGGCAgcttaaaaaataattggtaTCCATACACATTCTTCAGTAATTAGGTtctgataatatttattttttacagatgGTATGCCTCTATTCTGGAATGTACTGGTGCTGCTATTGCTTCTGCCTCAATGGAAATTTATGGAATTGATCAACAAGATGCATATATGAGAACAGCCCTACATTATGGGGCTGAACAGGGTCATACTGAGGTTGTTAGGGTACTATTAGATGCAGgtaatttttttgtcttttggaGGTATGTAACCCTAAAACACGCTTTAACAAGAAAAGCACACTTGTCATTAAGCTGGGTATTTATATGTACATAATGTGAATGGGCTGATAAATTTTTCTTGTCATGGTTACATCCCCTGGACAATTCTTTATGATCATGAGTTTCtgtgttttctgtggttaaaattcatagTGTACACTTTTGTTGTAGTTACAAAcccattattttatggactGTCTCCTAAGCACATAAGTAGCATATATTATACCTAACTGTTTTTTCAAGTAACTCtatcactgttgtctcttggacaaaataacaaacaagaaaaatttGATTGACCATTGATCTGAgatataatacggtatttgactattttgtatatgttttataaattaaaactacacaatgtctgttatcaaatagaaaaacaattttttagctACCTTTACTAATAACAAGGTtctaaattcaagattagacagtgaaagacatactggcatgtgacgtcacacgccagtatcgccatacttgctgcatagagaaaagcgtttgagaaagaggcaggtatatagatttttcaaaagtgtttagcaaagagaaaatttaaatcggttgaaaattggattaataGTGGTAATCCAATtttaaaccgatttcaattttctctttgctaaacactctatctgtatatctatattttcataataatattaggatatggcaaaatcaggagtttaCAAATACCATATTAAACAATATCTCAGATCGATTAAGTAATCGAAGAATCAATTATTTCAACTGAAAAggatcgatttttaaaatcaatccAGAGTACTGAAACGATCTAGTGAATCGATATTTCGACATTGAAGATCGAGAATCCCGAATCGGAATCGGTTTTAACTATCTTTCTCTTGAAATTCGTAATTAGAACTTATTATCGTGCCGCCCTGCTTACGCTAATagtaaacccggatttttaaattccatggaaaaaatgtaaacaaaggtgttgccgttatcaaaaaacaattgcagaattcaagatattttatttttccacaattgccagaaatcgacttcccattaaaaaactgtatttattaatcaagataaaatattttaatttactgatgaaaatctttactttggcatttacactttgatatattaatgtacaaagagagtactgttttcgtatgcataatttatttcttgtcctggtattacacccgggtttttaagctgtgggccgctcGACGCGAGACGTTACTCAATGCtctaacattcgagactgaatccgtaatcgttttccagtgactgttgttctgttattttttttaccgtcgacattgttgttatattttattgtagttaagttgttcattgttactttttccgttgtttttcgtttatttttatatgaaaggatggactcTGGTCCACgtacttctcggtcaaaagacgacttataagttgtctcccgtaaaaacggctcttttatcgaaaatagaaaaaaatatggtaacaacagaattttatataatatttctagcaggcccataccttgaaatcccctgaaaagtcactttgacaaagacgaaactttgtttacattttttccgtgggattaagAATCCGGGTTTAGGTATTTGATAGGAAAGTAAGAAGGACgacatattgaaaa is from Choristoneura fumiferana chromosome 3, NRCan_CFum_1, whole genome shotgun sequence and encodes:
- the LOC141426621 gene encoding rho guanine nucleotide exchange factor 7-like isoform X2: MSTENCLVKAVYSFKGKNNDELCFKKGDIITVTQKEEGGWWEGTLGETTGWFPSNYVTECKDQSGSVTTSPIRAASEIQAFRNVVLKDIIDSEKAHVAEMQGLSSNFLQPLEKSDMLTRDEFKQLTGNINEVLQIHEQFLALLEECATKTGPDQRVGGLFLQWAPKIKSVHQTYCAGHPKAVCILDKYKEDLNSWMENAGAVCPGVLVLTAGLSKPFRRLSKYPAMLQELARHVHEAHPDRGDTHRASVVYKDIASGCAALRRQKELELQVVTGEVRGWPGGELAALGDVLHMGSVAVGPSHQDRYLVLFPSALLLLSVSKRVSAFVYEGCLPLTGITVCKLDDTETRKNAFEISGPMIDTIVAVCQTRAEADNWVSLLQKHSNTSSPVHEPGQPQSLPHMAMTDGNNPDLSSGLTSHKRSHSFNNHQSYSQHTQQTQRSKQKNQSARWLLNSCDSIDQSPAKPNKNSIAKKFSSVDFIDTAGSNYSSKAWSITCLRPAPPLRPQSFSVGSDENIGPTHPYAPHQRKSNSYEEDALILKVIEAYCTSARCRNAVSSVPNIPLEIFESTRRRHTKSRNLDCGHLSLGKVQYHAPATNILHYNSTKLPIVQRCETPDYVGCNSSSRVKRNKSSSAADAYLYRGPETRRLLSERKFQMNRSNPNLWECSEERRQKLCEGRERRSGSHPSLAGALRAGAAPAPAPLPAPRAARSARSSTWCCGTFVKQLTKSHHFD
- the LOC141426621 gene encoding rho guanine nucleotide exchange factor 7-like isoform X6 — translated: MSTENCLVKAVYSFKGKNNDELCFKKGDIITVTQKEEGGWWEGTLGETTGWFPSNYVTECKDQSGSVTTSPIRAASEIQAFRNVVLKDIIDSEKAHVAEMQGLSSNFLQPLEKSDMLTRDEFKQLTGNINEVLQIHEQFLALLEECATKTGPDQRVGGLFLQWAPKIKSVHQTYCAGHPKAVCILDKYKEDLNSWMENAGAVCPGVLVLTAGLSKPFRRLSKYPAMLQELARHVHEAHPDRGDTHRASVVYKDIASGCAALRRQKELELQVVTGEVRGWPGGELAALGDVLHMGSVAVGPSHQDRYLVLFPSALLLLSVSKRVSAFVYEGCLPLTGITVCKLDDTETRKNAFEISGPMIDTIVAVCQTRAEADNWVSLLQKHSNTSSPVHEPGQPQSLPHMAMTDGNNPDLSSGLTSHKRSHSFNNHQSYSQHTQQTQRSKQKNQSARWLLNSCDSIDQSPAKPNKNSIAKKFSSVDFIDTAGSNYSSKAWSITCLRPAPPLRPQSFSVGSDENIGPTHPYAPHQRKSNSYEEDALILKVIEAYCTSARCRNAVSSVDCGHLSLECDDEAPLSIEALVRSPSLPIHSNAIHGSPSLWTIVMRLQNEIKTLKLDVKSLQLQLNEEKQERNLAIAALHTNNILKDVKESKC
- the LOC141426621 gene encoding rho guanine nucleotide exchange factor 7-like isoform X4; amino-acid sequence: MSTENCLVKAVYSFKGKNNDELCFKKGDIITVTQKEEGGWWEGTLGETTGWFPSNYVTECKDQSGSVTTSPIRAASEIQAFRNVVLKDIIDSEKAHVAEMQGLSSNFLQPLEKSDMLTRDEFKQLTGNINEVLQIHEQFLALLEECATKTGPDQRVGGLFLQWAPKIKSVHQTYCAGHPKAVCILDKYKEDLNSWMENAGAVCPGVLVLTAGLSKPFRRLSKYPAMLQELARHVHEAHPDRGDTHRASVVYKDIASGCAALRRQKELELQVVTGEVRGWPGGELAALGDVLHMGSVAVGPSHQDRYLVLFPSALLLLSVSKRVSAFVYEGCLPLTGITVCKLDDTETRKNAFEISGPMIDTIVAVCQTRAEADNWVSLLQKHSNTSSPVHEPGQPQSLPHMAMTDGNNPDLSSGLTSHKRSHSFNNHQSYSQHTQQTQRSKQKNQSARWLLNSCDSIDQSPAKPNKNSIAKKFSSVDFIDTAGSNYSSKAWSITCLRPAPPLRPQSFSVGSDENIGPTHPYAPHQRKSNSYEEDALILKVIEAYCTSARCRNAVSSVPNIPLEIFESTRRRHTKSRNLDCGHLSLECDDEAPLSIEALVRSPSLPIHSNAIHGSPSLWTIVMRLQNEIKTLKLDVKSLQLQLNEEKQERNLAIAALHTNNILKDVKESKC
- the LOC141426621 gene encoding rho guanine nucleotide exchange factor 7-like isoform X5, translating into MSTENCLVKAVYSFKGKNNDELCFKKGDIITVTQKEEGGWWEGTLGETTGWFPSNYVTECKDQSGSVTTSPIRAASEIQAFRNVVLKDIIDSEKAHVAEMQGLSSNFLQPLEKSDMLTRDEFKQLTGNINEVLQIHEQFLALLEECATKTGPDQRVGGLFLQWAPKIKSVHQTYCAGHPKAVCILDKYKEDLNSWMENAGAVCPGVLVLTAGLSKPFRRLSKYPAMLQELARHVHEAHPDRGDTHRASVVYKDIASGCAALRRQKELELQVVTGEVRGWPGGELAALGDVLHMGSVAVGPSHQDRYLVLFPSALLLLSVSKRVSAFVYEGCLPLTGITVCKLDDTETRKNAFEISGPMIDTIVAVCQTRAEADNWVSLLQKHSNTSSPVHEPGQPQSLPHMAMTDGNNPDLSSGLTSHKRSHSFNNHQSYSQHTQQTQRSKQKNQSARWLLNSCDSIDQSPAKPNKNSIAKKFSSVDFIDTAGSNYSSKAWSITCLRPAPPLRPQSFSVGSDENIGPTHPYAPHQRKSNSYEEDALILKVIEAYCTSARCRNAVSSVPNIPLEIFESTRRRHTKSRNRIIKCDDEAPLSIEALVRSPSLPIHSNAIHGSPSLWTIVMRLQNEIKTLKLDVKSLQLQLNEEKQERNLAIAALHTNNILKDVKESKC
- the LOC141426621 gene encoding rho guanine nucleotide exchange factor 7-like isoform X7; amino-acid sequence: MSTENCLVKAVYSFKGKNNDELCFKKGDIITVTQKEEGGWWEGTLGETTGWFPSNYVTECKDQSGSVTTSPIRAASEIQAFRNVVLKDIIDSEKAHVAEMQGLSSNFLQPLEKSDMLTRDEFKQLTGNINEVLQIHEQFLALLEECATKTGPDQRVGGLFLQWAPKIKSVHQTYCAGHPKAVCILDKYKEDLNSWMENAGAVCPGVLVLTAGLSKPFRRLSKYPAMLQELARHVHEAHPDRGDTHRASVVYKDIASGCAALRRQKELELQVVTGEVRGWPGGELAALGDVLHMGSVAVGPSHQDRYLVLFPSALLLLSVSKRVSAFVYEGCLPLTGITVCKLDDTETRKNAFEISGPMIDTIVAVCQTRAEADNWVSLLQKHSNTSSPVHEPGQPQSLPHMAMTDGNNPDLSSGLTSHKRSHSFNNHQSYSQHTQQTQRSKQKNQSARWLLNSCDSIDQSPAKPNKNSIAKKFSSVDFIDTAGSNYSSKAWSITCLRPAPPLRPQSFSVGSDENIGPTHPYAPHQRKSNSYEEDALILKVIEAYCTSARCRNAVSSECDDEAPLSIEALVRSPSLPIHSNAIHGSPSLWTIVMRLQNEIKTLKLDVKSLQLQLNEEKQERNLAIAALHTNNILKDVKESKC
- the LOC141426621 gene encoding rho guanine nucleotide exchange factor 7-like isoform X3; this translates as MSTENCLVKAVYSFKGKNNDELCFKKGDIITVTQKEEGGWWEGTLGETTGWFPSNYVTECKDQSGSVTTSPIRAASEIQAFRNVVLKDIIDSEKAHVAEMQGLSSNFLQPLEKSDMLTRDEFKQLTGNINEVLQIHEQFLALLEECATKTGPDQRVGGLFLQWAPKIKSVHQTYCAGHPKAVCILDKYKEDLNSWMENAGAVCPGVLVLTAGLSKPFRRLSKYPAMLQELARHVHEAHPDRGDTHRASVVYKDIASGCAALRRQKELELQVVTGEVRGWPGGELAALGDVLHMGSVAVGPSHQDRYLVLFPSALLLLSVSKRVSAFVYEGCLPLTGITVCKLDDTETRKNAFEISGPMIDTIVAVCQTRAEADNWVSLLQKHSNTSSPVHEPGQPQSLPHMAMTDGNNPDLSSGLTSHKRSHSFNNHQSYSQHTQQTQRSKQKNQSARWLLNSCDSIDQSPAKPNKNSIAKKFSSVDFIDTAGSNYSSKAWSITCLRPAPPLRPQSFSVGSDENIGPTHPYAPHQRKSNSYEEDALILKVIEAYCTSARCRNAVSSVDCGHLSLGKVQYHAPATNILHYNSTKLPIVQRCETPDYVGCNSSSRVKRNKSSSAADAYLYRGPETRRLLSERKFQMNRSNPNLWECSEERRQKLCEGRERRSGSHPSLAGALRAGAAPAPAPLPAPRAARSARSSTWCCGTFVKQLTKSHHFD